A genomic region of Denticeps clupeoides chromosome 17, fDenClu1.1, whole genome shotgun sequence contains the following coding sequences:
- the LOC114766750 gene encoding UDP-glucuronosyltransferase 2C1-like: MTSVRPFCFILQGLLLVGFYQVESGNVLVIPGEFSHWHNMRVIVEELVERNHSVTVLVSTASNTVKYAKEEGFRFQFFSVSHEEHEFSAMWDEMTDIWVQYQNSTILHTVSRVIDLMKNVSAFEICEAMIKNETVMGTLRQSKFDVVLYDPFIVCGDLLADMLNVPLIIVMKMFFGYTLERICGQMPSTPSYIPTHPVRFSDRMNFPERVQNFLQYVMLTTIFYTLSHVQLNPMYSEIKGEPVTLCDSIGKAEIWLMRSYWNWDYPRPFPPNFVFIGGYHCKPPKPLPKDMEDFVQSSGDDGIVIFSLGSIFKNQNLEMSNKFASALGKIPQKVLWALRGEKPETLAPNTRIYDWIPQKDLLGHPKTKAFISHGGSNGMFEAIYHGVPIVGIPLFGDQFENILFIKNKGAAVMLDFFKLEAEDLVEALDTVINDPSYKKNMMRMSELHHDQPTKPLDRALFWIEFVMRNKGAKHLRVQAHNLSWFQYYCLDVAVFLLTVVGLFIFFMVKTCCFCIRKCSRRTRSKNKTE, encoded by the exons ATGACTTCTGTTCGtccattttgtttcattttgcaggGTCTGTTGCTGGTCGGCTTTTATCAAGTTGAATCCGGGAATGTCCTTGTCATCCCAGGCGAGTTCAGCCACTGGCACAACATGCGTGTGAttgtggaggagctggtggaacGCAACCATTCAGTAACTGTGTTGGTCAGCACTGCTTCAAACACGGTGAAGTACGCAAAAGAAGAAGGCTTCAGATTTCAGTTCTTCAGCGTGTCTCATGAGGAGCATGAGTTCAGTGCAATGTGGGATGAGATGACAGACATCTGGGTGCAATACCAAAATTCCACTATTCTGCACACTGTTTCAAGAGTGATTGacttaatgaaaaatgtgagcGCCTTTGAAATATGTGAAGCAATGATTAAAAACGAGACGGTCATGGGCACATTGCGACAGTCAAAGTTTGATGTTGTCCTGTACGATCCCTTTATCGTATGTGGTGACCTGCTGGCGGACATGCTCAATGTGCCTTTAATCATAGTCATGAAAATGTTCTTTGGCTACACTTTGGAGAGAATTTGTGGACAAATGCCATCCACTCCATCATATATACCGACTCACCCCGTGCGCTTCAGTGACCGAATGAACTTTCCAGAGAGAGTGCAGAACTTCCTGCAGTATGTCATGCTTACGACCATATTTTATACTCTGAGTCATGTACAACTGAACCCCATGTACAGTGAAATTAAAG GAGAACCAGTCACATTATGTGACTCAATTGGAAAAGCTGAGATTTGGCTCATGAGATCATACTGGAACTGGGACTATCCTCGGCCTTTCCCTCCAAACTTCGTGTTCATTGGTGGCTATCACTGTAAACCTCCCAAGCCTCTTCCAAAG GATATGGAGGACTTCGTACAGAGCTCTGGAGATGATGGTATTGTAATCTTCTCACTGGGTTCCATCTTTAAAAATCAAAATTTGGAGATGAGTAACAAATTTGCCTCAGCACTTGGAAAAATTCCACAAAAG GTCTTGTGGGCTCTCAGGGGTGAGAAACCAGAAACTTTGGCCCCAAATACAAGAATTTATGACTGGATTCCTCAAAAGGATTTACTAG GTCATCCAAAGACTAAAGCCTTCATATCACATGGTGGATCTAATGGAATGTTTGAAGCCATTTATCATGGAGTCCCAATAGTTGGAATTCCCTTGTTTGGTGACCAGTTTGAAAACATATTATTCATAAAGAACAAAGGGGCTGCAGTCATGCTGGACTTCTTCAAACTGGAAGCCGAAGACTTGGTGGAAGCCCTAGACACAGTGATAAATGACCCATC GTACAAAAAGAACATGATGAGGATGTCAGAACTTCATCACGACCAGCCAACAAAACCTCTGGATCGGGCATTGTTCTGGATCGAGTTTGTCATGAGGAATAAAGGAGCCAAGCACCTGAGAGTACAGGCCCACAATCTCAGCTGGTTCCAGTACTACTGCCTGGATGTGGCAGTGTTTCTGctgactgtggtgggactcttCATATTCTTCATGGTGAAAACGTGCTGCTTTTGCATCAGAAAGTGCAGCAGGAGAACCAGGAGCAAGAATAAAACTGAGTGA
- the LOC114766629 gene encoding UDP-glucuronosyltransferase 2B15-like, with translation MHVQMQNIYTDIKGEPPLMCEPFGKADIWLMRSYWDWDYPRPFPPNFVFIGGHHCKPPKPLPKDMEQFVQSSGDDGIVVFSLGTIIKNITLEKRNTIASALGQIPQKVLWGFIGEKPEYLAPNTKIYDWIPQNDLLGHPKTKAFISHGGSNGIYEAIFHGVPIVGIPLFGDQFENILFMKNKGAAVMLDFFEMDTKDMVEALRSVINDPSYKKNMMRISELHHDQPTKPLDRASFWIEFVMRNKGAKHLRVQAHNLSWFQYYCLDVAVFLLAVVGLFIFIMVKTCCFCMRKCCWRNRRKNKKE, from the exons ATGCATGTGCAGATGCAAAACATCTACACTGATATTAAAG GAGAACCACCTCTCATGTGTGAACCATTTGGAAAAGCTGACATTTGGCTCATGAGATCATACTGGGACTGGGACTATCCTCGGCCTTTCCCTCCAAACTTTGTGTTCATTGGTGGCCATCACTGTAAACCTCCCAAGCCTCTTCCAAAG gacatggagcagtttgtgcaAAGTTCTGGAGACGATGGCATTGTGGTCTTTTCACTTGGTaccattattaaaaatattactcTGGAGAAGAGAAACACAATTGCCTCAGCTCTTGGACAAATACCACAAAAG GTCTTATGGGGTTTCATTGGTGAGAAACCGGAATACTTGGCCCCAAATACAAAAATTTATGACTGGATCCCTCAGAATGATTTACTTG GGCATCCAAAGACTAAAGCTTTTATTTCACATGGTGGATCTAACGGCATTTATGAAGCCATTTTTCATGGAGTCCCAATAGTGGGAATACCACTGTTTGGtgaccagtttgaaaatatattattcatgaAGAACAAAGGGGCTGCAGTCATGCTGGACTTCTTCGAAATGGACACAAAAGACATGGTGGAAGCCCTGCGCTCGGTGATAAATGACCCATC TTACAAAAAGAACATGATGAGGATATCAGAGCTCCATCACGACCAGCCAACAAAACCTCTGGATCGAGCGTCATTCTGGATCGAGTTTGTCATGAGGAATAAAGGAGCCAAGCACCTGAGAGTACAGGCCCACAATCTCAGCTGGTTCCAGTACTACTGCCTGGATGTGGCAGTGTTTCTGCTGGCTGTGGTGGGACTCTTCATATTCATCATGGTGAAAACGTGCTGCTTCTGCATGAGAAAGTGCTGCtggagaaacaggaggaagaATAAGAAAGAGTGA